One part of the Paracoccus sp. MBLB3053 genome encodes these proteins:
- the rpoH gene encoding RNA polymerase sigma factor RpoH: MANYENLPAPSPEQGLNRYLQEIRKFPLLEPEEEYMLAKAWVDHEDPEAAKRLVTSHLRLAAKIAMGYRGYGLPQAEVISEANVGLMQAVKRFDPEKGFRLATYAMWWIRASIQEYILRSWSLVKMGTTSAQKKLFFNLRKAKSKLGAMEEGDLRPENVAQIAHDLNVSEQEVIDMNRRLSGGDASLNASVGSGDGESAAQWQDWLEDQDANQAEAFAEADELHARRELLISAMDVLNDREKDILMERRLRDDPMTLEDLSTRYEVSRERIRQIEVRAFEKLQNRIRELARDRGIPVPENG, translated from the coding sequence ATGGCCAACTACGAGAACCTTCCAGCCCCCAGCCCTGAACAGGGCCTGAACCGCTACCTGCAGGAGATCCGCAAGTTTCCCCTGCTGGAACCGGAAGAGGAATACATGCTGGCCAAGGCCTGGGTGGATCATGAGGACCCCGAGGCGGCCAAGCGGCTGGTGACAAGCCACTTGCGGCTCGCCGCCAAGATCGCGATGGGCTATCGCGGCTATGGCCTGCCTCAGGCCGAGGTGATTTCCGAGGCCAATGTGGGGCTGATGCAGGCCGTGAAGCGGTTTGACCCTGAAAAGGGCTTCCGGCTTGCGACCTATGCGATGTGGTGGATCCGGGCCTCGATCCAAGAATACATCCTGCGTTCCTGGTCATTGGTGAAGATGGGCACCACTTCGGCGCAGAAGAAGCTGTTCTTCAACCTTCGCAAGGCAAAATCCAAGCTTGGCGCGATGGAGGAAGGCGACCTGCGGCCCGAAAACGTGGCGCAGATCGCGCATGACCTGAACGTCTCGGAACAGGAAGTCATCGATATGAACCGCCGACTTTCCGGCGGCGATGCGTCGCTGAATGCAAGCGTTGGTTCGGGCGACGGCGAATCCGCCGCACAATGGCAGGACTGGCTCGAGGATCAGGATGCAAACCAGGCCGAGGCTTTTGCCGAAGCCGATGAGCTGCACGCCCGCCGCGAACTGCTGATTTCTGCCATGGATGTGCTGAACGACCGAGAAAAGGACATCTTGATGGAACGTCGCCTGCGCGACGATCCGATGACCCTTGAAGACCTGTCGACCCGCTACGAGGTCTCGCGAGAGCGGATCCGGCAGATCGAGGTGCGCGCCTTTGAAAAGCTTCAGAACCGAATCCGGGAACTCGCGCGTGATCGCGGCATTCCGGTGCCCGAGAACGGCTGA